The proteins below come from a single Leptolyngbya iicbica LK genomic window:
- a CDS encoding DUF2809 domain-containing protein — protein MVVADVWSALALMDEPISAGCASRDRDRTKYMRCKPYYLAWTVLLLLIELGIALFVDDDFIRPYVGDVLVVILIYAWVRAFFKVAILPAALGVLVFAFGVEILQFLNIVEVLGWESSAIARTVIGTTFSWEDLVAYTVGVGLLLGAEKVVGPHKHEWTSLH, from the coding sequence ATGGTTGTGGCGGATGTTTGGTCGGCACTGGCTCTGATGGATGAGCCGATTTCTGCCGGATGCGCAAGCCGCGATCGCGATCGCACTAAATATATGAGATGCAAGCCTTATTACTTAGCCTGGACGGTGCTGCTATTGCTGATTGAGTTAGGCATCGCGCTGTTTGTAGATGACGACTTTATTCGTCCCTACGTGGGTGATGTGTTAGTGGTGATTTTGATTTATGCCTGGGTGCGAGCCTTTTTTAAGGTGGCGATTTTGCCAGCGGCGCTGGGTGTTTTAGTGTTTGCCTTTGGCGTTGAGATTTTGCAGTTTCTTAACATCGTGGAGGTGTTGGGTTGGGAGTCATCAGCGATCGCCCGTACCGTTATTGGCACTACGTTTTCATGGGAAGACTTAGTTGCTTACACCGTCGGCGTTGGCCTCCTACTGGGGGCCGAAAAAGTCGTCGGTCCCCACAAACATGAGTGGACTTCCCTACACTGA
- a CDS encoding DUF29 domain-containing protein: MLQTKPLYDHDFNLWVAAQQAALKEHRYIDLDLPNLIEELDGLTKRDKRALKSQLRVLLTHLLKWQYQPQKRSSSWQASIDNARVETVDILDDSPSLRNYLPEILSQCYQFARKQAAKETHLAMDTDCPYALEQALQDGEE, from the coding sequence ATGCTTCAGACAAAACCCCTCTACGATCACGATTTCAACCTTTGGGTAGCAGCACAGCAGGCCGCCCTCAAGGAACATCGCTACATCGATTTAGACTTGCCCAACTTAATAGAGGAGCTGGACGGCTTGACCAAGCGAGACAAACGAGCGTTGAAAAGCCAACTGCGCGTTTTACTCACCCATCTCCTGAAATGGCAGTATCAGCCCCAAAAACGTTCATCCAGTTGGCAAGCTTCTATTGATAACGCCCGCGTAGAAACTGTCGACATCTTGGACGATAGCCCCAGCCTGCGCAACTACCTGCCTGAAATTCTTTCCCAGTGCTATCAGTTTGCGCGTAAACAAGCCGCCAAAGAAACGCACCTCGCTATGGATACCGATTGCCCCTATGCGTTGGAGCAAGCACTGCAGGATGGTGAGGAATAA